A single genomic interval of Mangifera indica cultivar Alphonso chromosome 5, CATAS_Mindica_2.1, whole genome shotgun sequence harbors:
- the LOC123215694 gene encoding aspartate-semialdehyde dehydrogenase-like, giving the protein MAATAFTSHQTQTYFLSKLPTFSRRKTRPIFTKVRMALNDSGPSLAVVGVTGAVGQEFLSVLSDRDFPYRSIKMLASKRSAGKQLNFEDRTYTIEELREDSFDGVDIALFSAGGSISREFGPIAFKKGSIVVDNSSAFRMDQNVPLVIPEVNPEAMSGIKVRNGKGALIANPNCSTIICLMAATPLHRHAKVKRMVVSTYQAASGAGAAAMEELELQTREVLEGKPPTCNIFKQQYAFNLFSHNAPILENGYNEEEMKMVKETRKIWNDMDVRVTATCIRVPIMRAHAESVNLQFEKPLDEDTAKEILKNAPGVVVIDDRASNHFPTPLEVSNKDDVAVGRIRRDVSQDGNLGLDIFVCGDQVRKGAALNAVQIAELLL; this is encoded by the exons GCATGGCCCTTAACGACTCCGGCCCCTCCTTGGCTGTCGTCGGTGTCACTGGCGCCGTCGGCCAAGAGTTCCTCTCCGTCCTCTCTGATCGTGACTTCCCCTACCGCTCCATCAAAATGTTAGCTTCCAAGCGCTCTGCCGGAAAGCAGCTAAATTTCGAGGACCGAACCTATACAATTGAAGAACTAAGAGAAGATAGCTTTGATGGTGTTGATATTGCACTGTTTAGTGCTGGTGGGTCGATTAGTAGAGAGTTTGGACCCATTGCGTTTAAGAAAGGTAGCATTGTGGTGGATAATAGTTCGGCTTTTAGAATGGATCAAAATGTACCCCTTGTGATTCCTGAAGTTAATCCTGAAGCCATGAGTGGGATTAAGGTTAGGAATGGGAAGGGTGCATTGATTGCTAATCCCAATTGTTCTACTATCATTTGTTTAATGGCTGCCACGCCTCTTCATCGCCATGCCaag GTAAAACGAATGGTGGTTAGTACATATCAGGCAGCTAGTGGTGCTGGTGCTGCTGCAATGGAAGAACTTGAGTTGCAAACTCGTGAG gtatTGGAAGGAAAGCCTCCAACttgtaatatatttaaacaacaG TATGCTTTTAATTTGTTCTCACATAATGCACCTATTCTTGAAAATGGGTACAATGAAGAGGAAATGAAAATGGTAAAAGAGACAAGGAAAATCTGG AATGACATGGATGTAAGAGTGACTGCTACATGCATACGAGTTCCCATCATGCGTGCGCATGCCGAGAGTGTGAATCTTCAATTTGAGAAGCCCCTTGATGAG GACACGGCTAAGGAAATCTTGAAGAATGCACCAGGAGTAGTTGTTATTGATGACCGAGCATCCAATCACTTTCCTACACCATTGGAAGTATCAAACAAGGATGATGTTGCAGTAGGCAGGATTCGCCGTGATGTTTCTCAAGATGGCAATCTCGG GTTGGATATCTTTGTCTGTGGCGATCAAGTACGCAAAGGAGCCGCACTTAATGCTGTTCAGATTGCCGAGTTGTTGCTATAG
- the LOC123216248 gene encoding MACPF domain-containing protein At1g14780-like — protein sequence MSIGIVEMALNSLGKGFDLTSDFRLKYCKGKHRLILLNETHRDLDLPGFGPIKDVSIDIKCDKGDRTRYQSDILEFNQMAEFFNQKNSVPGKIPSGHFNAMFNLESGSWARDAANINYLGLDGYFITLFNLHIDRYPLLLSDEICNAVPSSWDPCALSRFIEKYGTHLVVGLSIGGQDVVLVKQDKSSNLEPSELKTHLENLGDQLFTGTCSFAPKSKEHKHKTPEAFNVFDTQPVAFNSFSSISSKDGISVICHKRGGDTSACSHCEWLPTVASNPDAINFNFIPITSLLKGVPGKGFLSHAINLYLRYKPPIADLQYFLDFQSHKIWAPVHNDFPLGPSNMFTPSPALHFHMMGPKLYVNTIQVTSEARPVTGMRLYLEGKKCNRLAIHLQHLSNTPTVLENRIHPLPLWRGSEDIADDRFIEPIHRKNFSHICTAPVKYNPKWTTRKDVSFIVTGAQLYLQKHESKSVLHLRLLFSKVLNSFIVQSNWAQGSAGFSQKSGLFSTISTSITGHQVKEKTPVVVVDSSVFPSGPPVPVQTLKLLKFVETSQLCRGPQDSPGHWLVTGARLDLEKGKICVHVKFSLLNNCE from the exons ATGAGCATTGGCATAGTGGAAATGGCTCTCAACAGCCTCGGAAAAGGCTTCGACTTAACTTCCGATTTCAGGCTCAAATACTGCAAAGGCAAACACAGATTAATTCTACTCAACGAAACTCATAGAGATCTTGATCTTCCTGGCTTCGGACCGATCAAAGACGTTTCCATCGATATCAAATGCGATAAGGGCGATCGTACTCGTTACCAATCCGATATTCTCGAATTCAATCAg ATGGCAGAATTTTTCAACCAGAAGAATTCGGTACCGGGGAAAATTCCGTCGGGGCATTTCAACGCCATGTTTAACTTGGAGAGTGGTTCGTGGGCGAGGGATGCAGCCAACATAAATTATTTGGGACTTGATGGATATTTTATCACACTCTTCAATCTTCATATTGATCGATATCCTCTCCTTCTCTCTGATGAAATTTGTAACGCAGTCCCTTCTTCTTGGGACCCCTGTGCCCTTTCAAG ATTCATCGAGAAATATGGAACACACCTTGTTGTGGGGCTCAGCATTGGTGGCCAAGACGTGGTGCTAGTCAAGCAAGACAAGTCTTCCAACTTGGAGCCATCAGAACTCAAAACCCATTTGGAAAATCTCGGAGATCAACTCTTCACCGGAACCTGCAGTTTTGCACCGAAGAGTAAAGAACACAAGCACAAG ACGCCAGAAGCCTTCAATGTATTTGACACGCAACCTGTGGCCTTCAACAGCTTCTCCTCCATAAGTTCAAAAGAT GGAATCAGTGTCATTTGCCACAAGAGAGGAGGTGACACTTCAGCCTGTAGCCACTGTGAATGGCTTCCAACAGTTGCTTCAAATCCTGATGCAATCAATTTCAACTTCATTCCCATCACTTCTCTCCTTAAAGGGGTTCCTGGAAAAGGCTTTTTATCGCATGCCATCAACCTCTACCTTAGAT ACAAGCCTCCTATAGCTGATTTGCAGTACTTTCTTGACTTCCAATCTCACAAAATTTGGGCTCCCGTTCACAATGACTTTCCTCTTGGTCCTTCAAATATGTTCACTCCATCGCCTGCTCTGCATTTCCACATGATGGGTCCAAAGCTGTATGTAAATACTATTCAG GTTACATCAGAGGCCAGACCTGTCACCGGAATGCGCTTGTATCTGGAAGGAAAGAAATGCAATag GCTAGCCATTCATCTGCAGCATCTCTCAAACACCCCAACAGTGCTTGAAAACAGGATACACCCCCTACCACTGTGGCGAGGATCAGAAGACATTGCCGACGACCGATTCATTGAACCAATCCATCGAAAAAATTTCTCTCATATATGCACAGCACCAGTTAAATATAATCCCAAATGGACAACCAGAAAAGATGTTTCATTCATTGTCACCGGAGCTCAACTCTACTTACAAAAACATGAATCCAAGAGTGTCCTTCACCTCCGCCTCTTATTCTCCAAGGTCTTGAATTCTTTTATAGTACAATCAAATTGGGCACAAGGGTCTGCCGGATTTTCCCAGAAGTCGGGTCTTTTTTCCACCATAAGTACATCTATTACAGGCCACCAAGTAAAAGAGAAAACGCCAGTTGTGGTGGTGGATTCTAGTGTTTTTCCTTCGGGGCCGCCGGTGCCAGTTCAAACActgaagcttttgaaatttGTAGAGACTTCACAGCTGTGTAGAGGGCCGCAGGACAGTCCAGGCCACTGGCTGGTCACCGGAGCTCGGCTAGACTTGGAGAAGGGGAAGATATGTGTTCATGTTAAGTTCTCGTTATTAAACAACTGTGAATGA